A part of bacterium genomic DNA contains:
- a CDS encoding response regulator, with protein sequence MACILVVDEAANMRLLYRTELEVEGHEIVAAASAEEALKVLARRPIDAIVADLVLPDCCGLHLLSEVLTRQRHLPFIINTAYGQFRDNFQTWGAEAFVIKSSDLSELKKVLRQVVGAGAVGKRCDEPERGRQAPVAKYQMHGEPGSPALKVSSPKRFGHACILA encoded by the coding sequence ATGGCATGCATACTCGTCGTAGATGAGGCCGCCAACATGCGTTTGCTCTATCGTACAGAGCTCGAAGTGGAAGGACACGAAATCGTCGCGGCTGCCTCAGCCGAGGAGGCGTTGAAAGTGCTGGCGCGGCGACCGATCGATGCGATCGTTGCGGATTTGGTGCTGCCCGATTGCTGTGGCTTGCACCTGCTGAGTGAGGTTTTGACGCGGCAGCGGCACTTGCCGTTCATCATCAACACCGCCTACGGACAATTTCGCGACAATTTCCAAACCTGGGGCGCGGAGGCTTTCGTCATCAAGTCTTCCGATCTGTCGGAGTTGAAGAAGGTATTGCGCCAAGTGGTCGGCGCCGGCGCGGTTGGCAAGCGCTGTGACGAACCGGAAAGAGGAAGGCAGGCACCGGTTGCCAAGTACCAGATGCACGGTGAGCCTGGCTCACCGGCGCTGAAGGTCTCGTCTCCGAAGCGATTCGGCCATGCGTGCATACTGGCGTGA
- a CDS encoding DeoR/GlpR family DNA-binding transcription regulator, protein MVELSRLLQVSEVTIRNDLKELSERGLVQRTHGGAVKSGLYVYDVPLYKKTKQHRGEKLKIAAAAAALVNDGEIITLDSGSTTWEMAKLLKSKRQLTVITNSIPVASELGTAPDIQVIVSGGSVRQESLSMVGPHAEALLRGHFASKVFLGVDGFDVQAGLTTPNLDEAQVNRLMVDMSREVIAVTDSSKFGRRSMCLIAATRRIHKVITDAGIPKADAEYLRSNGIELIIV, encoded by the coding sequence GTGGTCGAATTGAGCCGTTTGCTGCAGGTTTCTGAGGTGACCATCCGCAACGACCTCAAGGAACTCAGCGAGCGGGGATTGGTGCAGCGTACCCACGGGGGCGCGGTCAAGAGTGGTTTGTATGTCTACGATGTTCCACTTTATAAGAAGACCAAGCAGCACCGGGGTGAGAAATTAAAAATCGCTGCCGCCGCGGCAGCGCTGGTCAACGACGGCGAGATCATCACGCTCGATTCCGGTTCGACCACCTGGGAGATGGCCAAGCTGCTGAAGAGCAAACGCCAACTCACCGTCATCACCAATTCCATTCCGGTCGCAAGCGAATTGGGCACGGCGCCGGACATTCAGGTGATCGTGTCCGGCGGCTCGGTGCGGCAGGAGTCGCTCTCCATGGTCGGGCCACATGCGGAGGCCTTGCTGCGCGGACACTTCGCGAGCAAGGTGTTCCTGGGCGTCGACGGCTTTGATGTGCAGGCCGGGTTGACCACTCCCAATCTCGATGAGGCGCAGGTGAATCGCTTGATGGTCGACATGTCGCGCGAAGTCATCGCGGTCACCGATTCCTCCAAGTTTGGCCGGCGCAGCATGTGCCTGATCGCCGCCACCAGGCGTATCCACAAAGTCATCACGGATGCCGGCATTCCCAAAGCGGATGCCGAGTACCTGCGTTCCAATGGTATCGAATTGATCATCGTGTGA
- a CDS encoding SIS domain-containing protein: MDSLTLQEILSQPETWKKVVQRAAQEKWELRPAGSPPGPLLFVGCGTSYYLAQSAAAGYTRISKCSSQALPSSEAFLLASAAAVSSAKLLAVAISRSGTTTETVWAASHLRRNLQVPVVAVTSGADSALAHESDWRIIIPEAQEKSVVMTRSFTSQLLALYLAAAAAARDRALIDQLAALPEHAARLLNDAAPMARAVGADASLDHLVFLGQGIFYGAANEAMLKTKEMSLSFSEAYHTLEYRHGPMSIAGAGTLITFLISDAGREQELRVLADMKKLGARTLVLCDVADEQIRRHADHLLALGVGLPEEARLLLSMPLLQLLAYHRAVGKNLNPDAPRHLSQVVTL, translated from the coding sequence ATGGACTCTCTGACCTTGCAGGAGATTTTGAGCCAGCCGGAAACGTGGAAAAAAGTTGTGCAGCGGGCAGCGCAGGAGAAATGGGAATTGCGGCCTGCCGGCAGTCCGCCGGGCCCGCTGTTGTTTGTCGGTTGTGGCACTTCCTACTATCTGGCACAAAGTGCCGCCGCCGGATATACGCGCATTTCAAAATGCTCCAGCCAGGCGCTTCCTTCCTCCGAGGCTTTTCTTCTCGCTTCCGCTGCCGCCGTTTCCTCCGCCAAGCTGCTGGCGGTGGCCATCTCGCGTTCGGGCACGACCACGGAAACCGTGTGGGCCGCCAGCCATTTGCGCCGAAACCTGCAGGTGCCGGTGGTCGCGGTCACCTCCGGCGCTGACAGCGCCCTGGCGCATGAGAGCGACTGGCGCATCATCATCCCCGAGGCGCAGGAAAAGAGCGTGGTGATGACGCGATCGTTCACCTCGCAACTGCTGGCGCTCTATCTCGCCGCCGCTGCTGCCGCCCGGGACCGCGCGCTGATCGACCAGCTTGCCGCGCTGCCGGAGCACGCGGCCCGGCTCCTGAACGACGCGGCTCCCATGGCGCGCGCCGTCGGCGCCGATGCCTCCCTCGATCATCTCGTCTTTCTCGGCCAGGGCATTTTCTATGGCGCCGCCAACGAAGCCATGCTCAAGACCAAGGAAATGTCGCTGAGTTTTTCCGAAGCCTACCACACCCTGGAATACCGTCACGGTCCCATGAGCATTGCGGGCGCCGGCACGCTGATCACGTTCCTGATCAGTGACGCCGGCCGCGAGCAGGAACTGCGCGTGCTCGCCGATATGAAGAAACTCGGCGCCCGGACCTTGGTGCTGTGCGACGTGGCCGATGAACAGATTCGCCGCCACGCCGACCATCTCCTCGCGCTGGGCGTGGGTTTGCCGGAGGAGGCGCGCCTGCTGTTGTCCATGCCGCTGCTGCAGCTTCTCGCCTATCATCGCGCCGTTGGCAAGAACTTGAATCCCGATGCGCCGCGCCATCTCTCTCAGGTCGTCACGCTCTGA
- a CDS encoding carbohydrate kinase family protein, translating into MKKLDVVVVGELNVDLILDQIQGFPELGKEKIASAMTLTLGSSSAIFASNLSALGARVGFIGKLGEDVFGDLVLARLRNRNVEVGQIISQPACGTGATVAMNYAHQRAMLTYKGAMDELRLADVNWDYVQTARHLHLSSYFLQGGLRRECAQLFQRARALGLSTSLDTNWDPEERWDPELYEVFPHVDVFLPNEDEALLIAKCQTVAAALDKLAQHVNTVVIKLGKHGALAKRDGKLYTSEGFNVTAVDAVGAGDSFDAGFIFQWLQGGDVSQCLRFGNMCGALSVTQAGGTAAFQNREQIAQDFENYFGYTAELLRP; encoded by the coding sequence ATGAAAAAACTCGACGTCGTGGTCGTCGGTGAGCTGAACGTGGATTTGATTTTGGATCAAATCCAGGGCTTTCCCGAGCTGGGCAAGGAAAAGATCGCGAGCGCGATGACCCTGACGCTCGGCAGCTCCTCGGCGATTTTTGCCAGTAATCTGTCGGCGCTGGGCGCACGCGTCGGATTCATCGGCAAGCTCGGTGAAGATGTTTTCGGCGATCTGGTGCTCGCCCGTCTCCGGAATCGCAACGTCGAGGTCGGGCAAATCATCAGCCAGCCGGCGTGCGGCACCGGCGCCACCGTGGCGATGAACTATGCGCACCAGCGTGCCATGCTGACCTACAAGGGCGCGATGGATGAGCTGCGCTTGGCGGATGTGAACTGGGATTATGTGCAGACGGCGCGTCACCTGCATCTTTCCTCTTATTTTCTCCAAGGCGGCTTGCGGCGCGAGTGCGCGCAACTGTTTCAGCGTGCCAGGGCCTTGGGCTTGTCCACTTCTCTCGACACCAACTGGGATCCCGAGGAACGGTGGGATCCGGAACTGTACGAAGTCTTTCCCCATGTCGATGTCTTTCTGCCGAACGAAGATGAAGCGCTGCTGATTGCCAAATGCCAAACCGTGGCGGCCGCCCTGGACAAGCTCGCCCAACACGTGAACACCGTCGTCATCAAACTGGGCAAGCACGGCGCGCTCGCCAAACGTGACGGCAAGCTCTACACCAGCGAGGGCTTCAATGTGACCGCGGTCGATGCCGTGGGCGCCGGCGACAGCTTCGACGCCGGATTCATTTTCCAGTGGCTGCAGGGCGGCGACGTCAGCCAATGTTTGCGCTTTGGCAATATGTGCGGCGCGCTGTCCGTCACCCAGGCGGGCGGAACCGCCGCCTTTCAGAATCGTGAACAAATCGCGCAGGATTTCGAGAACTATTTTGGATATACAGCAGAGCTGTTGAGGCCGTGA
- a CDS encoding class II D-tagatose-bisphosphate aldolase, non-catalytic subunit, producing the protein MENPLRQVVAEQKQGRAVGVCSICSANRFVLEAAMALGKTDPAELLIEATSNQVNQFGGYTGMTPQNFADFVEATAHRMEFPYARVMLGGDHLGPNPWQHERAAVAMAKACELARDCIRAGFRKIHLDTSMPCADDPPEAQGGLPMTLAVARAAQLAKVCEATFAELPPNAIAPVYVIGTEVPPPGGAQEKFAHATPTEVQHARQSIEATRQAFFTTGLAAAWQRVIAVVVQPGVEFGELALMPYQRSPETAALKELIEHYPTLVFEAHSTDYQSRPALRHLVEDHFAILKVGPWLTLAFREAIFALEHIEQEWLAGRKSVQLSQVRAALERAMLAKPQYWQRHYHGDENEIAFARRFSYSDRIRYYWNEPEVAAALHVLLANLSEYPAPATLLSQYLPVQAQAVREGGLGNTPADLIYHKIQEVLEVYAEATRPGNRSRNGAHGLNGKT; encoded by the coding sequence ATGGAAAATCCGCTGAGGCAGGTGGTCGCGGAGCAAAAGCAGGGACGGGCGGTGGGCGTATGCTCCATATGCTCGGCCAATCGTTTTGTTCTGGAAGCCGCCATGGCGCTGGGTAAAACCGACCCGGCGGAATTGCTCATCGAGGCAACCTCGAACCAGGTGAATCAGTTCGGCGGCTATACCGGCATGACACCGCAGAACTTTGCCGACTTTGTCGAGGCCACCGCCCACCGGATGGAATTCCCCTATGCGCGGGTGATGCTCGGCGGCGACCATCTCGGGCCGAATCCCTGGCAGCACGAACGCGCCGCGGTCGCGATGGCCAAGGCGTGTGAGCTGGCGCGCGACTGCATTCGCGCCGGCTTCAGAAAGATTCATCTCGACACCAGCATGCCGTGCGCCGATGATCCGCCGGAGGCGCAGGGCGGCCTGCCGATGACCCTGGCCGTCGCGCGAGCCGCGCAGCTCGCCAAAGTCTGTGAAGCCACTTTTGCCGAACTCCCGCCGAATGCCATTGCCCCAGTCTATGTGATCGGCACCGAAGTGCCGCCGCCCGGCGGCGCCCAAGAGAAGTTTGCCCACGCCACGCCCACCGAAGTTCAACACGCCCGACAATCCATCGAAGCGACGCGCCAGGCTTTTTTCACCACTGGTCTGGCAGCAGCATGGCAGCGCGTCATTGCCGTGGTGGTGCAGCCGGGCGTCGAATTCGGCGAGCTTGCGCTCATGCCCTATCAGCGCTCTCCGGAAACCGCGGCGCTGAAGGAACTCATCGAGCACTACCCCACATTGGTATTCGAGGCGCACTCCACGGACTATCAAAGCCGGCCCGCCCTGCGCCATTTGGTGGAGGATCATTTTGCGATTCTGAAAGTGGGACCCTGGCTGACGCTGGCGTTTCGCGAGGCGATCTTTGCGCTGGAACACATCGAGCAGGAATGGCTGGCGGGACGCAAATCCGTGCAGCTTTCGCAGGTGCGCGCGGCGCTGGAGCGGGCGATGCTGGCCAAGCCGCAATACTGGCAGAGGCACTATCATGGCGACGAGAACGAGATTGCCTTTGCGCGGCGCTTCAGCTACAGCGATCGCATCAGATATTATTGGAACGAGCCGGAGGTGGCTGCGGCGCTGCACGTGTTGCTTGCGAACCTGAGTGAGTATCCTGCGCCGGCGACGTTGTTGAGCCAGTATCTCCCGGTGCAGGCCCAGGCGGTGCGTGAGGGCGGCCTCGGCAACACGCCGGCGGATTTGATTTATCACAAAATCCAGGAAGTCTTGGAAGTCTACGCGGAAGCCACCCGGCCGGGAAACCGCTCGCGCAACGGCGCGCACGGGCTGAATGGGAAGACATGA
- a CDS encoding DMT family transporter, with protein sequence MKSRLWLIFALVTTTFWGLWGALIELPEKSGFPATLGYSVWALTMIVPALVALRVINWKLDYDRRSILLGTLIGLTGAGGQLILFQALRMGPAYLVFPIISLSPVVTILLAYGFLKERANKMGWAGIALAMIAMPLLSYQPPGNSGASGVLWVVLALLVFLAWGIQAYFMKLANATMKAESIFFYMTVTGIILIPFALWMTDFAQPINWGFRGPYLAAMIQILNSIGALCIVYAFRYGRAIIVSPLTNAVAPVITVVISLIIHRAVPSRFVLTGMVLALLATLLMSLEEEAKPAGAATVHPVA encoded by the coding sequence GTGAAATCACGACTCTGGCTGATTTTTGCGCTGGTCACCACCACCTTCTGGGGATTGTGGGGCGCGTTGATCGAGCTTCCTGAGAAATCCGGTTTCCCGGCGACTCTGGGTTATTCGGTTTGGGCCTTGACCATGATCGTGCCGGCCCTGGTGGCGTTGCGCGTCATCAATTGGAAGTTGGATTATGACCGCCGTTCGATTCTGCTCGGCACACTGATCGGCTTGACCGGCGCCGGCGGCCAGTTGATTTTGTTTCAAGCGCTGCGCATGGGACCGGCGTACCTGGTGTTTCCGATCATTTCCCTGTCGCCGGTCGTGACGATTCTCCTCGCCTATGGCTTTTTGAAAGAGCGCGCCAACAAGATGGGATGGGCCGGCATCGCCCTGGCAATGATCGCCATGCCGCTGTTGTCCTATCAACCCCCGGGGAATTCCGGCGCCAGCGGCGTGCTGTGGGTGGTGCTGGCATTGCTGGTCTTTCTGGCCTGGGGCATTCAGGCGTACTTCATGAAACTCGCCAATGCAACGATGAAGGCGGAGAGCATTTTTTTCTACATGACGGTCACCGGCATCATTCTCATTCCATTTGCCTTGTGGATGACGGACTTCGCGCAGCCGATCAATTGGGGATTCCGCGGCCCGTATCTCGCCGCGATGATTCAGATTCTGAATTCCATCGGCGCGCTGTGCATCGTTTATGCCTTCCGCTATGGCAGGGCCATCATCGTCAGTCCTTTGACGAACGCGGTGGCGCCGGTGATCACGGTCGTTATTTCGCTGATCATCCATCGTGCCGTACCCAGCCGTTTTGTTTTGACCGGCATGGTGCTGGCGCTCCTCGCGACGCTTCTCATGTCCCTCGAGGAGGAGGCCAAGCCGGCCGGTGCAGCGACAGTTCACCCTGTAGCGTGA
- a CDS encoding GWxTD domain-containing protein has protein sequence MKKRLPDLAACLLLLVAARSSPAQELSPPGVAFAMPSHSSGALAFFADICQFEGRAGTTALEISYAVDLSQFSSHSSPSQPLVLDLDLLLRSAQGEVLVAAHEKKSIALAREQEGGVFSFLDLKRYEVAPGPVTLQMALRDSASGREGSLRREFVVRDLSRGFSLSDLMLSAQLQKARGKSVFEKGGLVVVPLPSRSFSLADSLSQLFVYFEINHLQYAPAETSFYGIHYAVHDAHGKRVFTNTRAQLPKAGANSSRIEKIPVAGLPPGHYRLSLQVIDLTTQQACSASVDFACTSGPETVARVLTMTPEDMQKYFDQIKYVASEREREIYWQLSNDGKQSFLLEFWKAKDPTPGTPENEFMLEHFRRLAYCREKFSGGLNSDMARIYIKYGSPMEVSREAFDAKINRPVEIWTYALDGRREFVFVDRTGDGHYVLVHSNHPAEYSNPNWMEDYAN, from the coding sequence ATGAAGAAACGACTACCCGATCTGGCGGCGTGCCTGCTCCTGCTGGTTGCGGCCAGGTCATCGCCGGCGCAAGAGCTGTCACCGCCGGGCGTTGCGTTCGCGATGCCCAGCCACAGCTCCGGCGCGCTCGCCTTCTTTGCGGACATTTGCCAATTCGAAGGCCGCGCCGGCACAACCGCCCTGGAAATCTCCTACGCCGTTGACCTGTCCCAATTCTCCTCGCACTCATCTCCAAGTCAACCCCTGGTACTCGATCTTGACCTCCTCCTGCGCTCAGCGCAGGGCGAGGTCCTCGTGGCGGCGCACGAGAAAAAGTCCATCGCTCTTGCGCGCGAGCAAGAGGGCGGGGTTTTCTCATTCCTCGATCTCAAGCGGTATGAGGTGGCGCCGGGCCCGGTCACGCTGCAGATGGCGCTGCGCGATTCGGCTTCCGGCCGGGAAGGAAGCTTGCGTCGGGAATTCGTGGTGCGCGATTTGAGCCGGGGATTCTCTCTCAGTGATCTCATGCTGTCGGCGCAACTTCAAAAAGCGCGGGGCAAAAGTGTTTTTGAAAAAGGCGGGCTGGTCGTGGTGCCGCTGCCGTCACGATCATTCTCGCTCGCCGATTCGTTGTCGCAGCTTTTTGTGTATTTCGAAATCAATCATCTGCAATATGCGCCGGCTGAGACTTCCTTCTATGGCATCCACTACGCAGTTCACGATGCGCACGGAAAGCGCGTGTTCACGAACACGCGGGCGCAGCTCCCCAAAGCCGGTGCCAACAGCTCGAGAATCGAAAAGATTCCGGTCGCCGGCCTGCCCCCGGGCCACTATCGCCTGTCCCTGCAGGTGATTGACCTGACAACCCAGCAAGCCTGCAGCGCGTCGGTGGATTTTGCCTGCACGTCCGGGCCTGAGACGGTGGCGAGGGTTCTCACCATGACCCCGGAGGACATGCAGAAATACTTCGATCAAATCAAATACGTGGCCAGCGAACGGGAGCGGGAAATCTACTGGCAGCTTTCCAACGACGGCAAGCAGAGTTTTCTGCTCGAATTTTGGAAAGCGAAGGATCCGACGCCCGGGACGCCGGAAAATGAATTCATGCTGGAACATTTCCGGCGCCTGGCCTATTGCCGGGAAAAGTTTTCCGGCGGCCTGAACTCTGACATGGCGAGGATCTATATCAAATACGGATCACCCATGGAGGTAAGCCGCGAAGCTTTCGATGCAAAGATCAACCGCCCGGTGGAGATTTGGACGTATGCGCTGGACGGCAGGAGGGAGTTTGTGTTTGTGGACCGCACCGGCGACGGCCATTATGTGCTGGTGCATTCCAATCACCCGGCGGAGTACAGCAATCCCAATTGGATGGAAGACTATGCCAACTGA